GCGGAGGCCAGGCGCAGCAGCCGAAAACGCTTTATGATACTGAACTCGCGGCAGGAGGCGAAGACGACGATCTCCTCCTCCTGGAAGCGACCCAGGACGCGTGAGACGGTTTCCAGCGCCAAACCCAGATAGTCCGCCATATCCTGACGGCTCATGGGCAGGGCCGCCTGATGCGCAGGGCCGGCGAGGGCCAGATCCAGGAGGAAACTGGCGATTTTCTCCTCGGCAGAGCGACGCCCCAGCATGGCCAGGTGCTGATTGGCGCGGCTCAGTTCCTGCAGGGCGGTTTCGATAATGACCCGTTGCGTGGCCGTCTCTCGACGGATCGACCTGATCCGCGTGGGCCGAATGGCTTCCGCTGCAAAGAGGCGCTCCTCCTCCGCTTCCAATCCGAAGAGCTCGCCAGGGTAGTAGAAGCCGCCAATCTGACGACGGCCATCGGCGGAATGCCGAACGGTGCGCACCGCGCCGGACACGACCGTGTAGACCGAATGGGCTCGGTCCCCTTCGGCGTAAATCTGCTGTCCGGAACCGTAGGTGAGGGCGAGATCCAGCGTTTGCGTCCACGCCCTGACCGGCAAGGTATGAACGGGGACCGCATCGTATGGATCGTCGAGCCCGGCCGTCATCTCGAAACTCGCTGGGAGGAAAGCGAGAGTATAGTTAAATATTCGGCGTTATGCGAACACGTTTCAGCGAGCCATGAACATACCTAGGGGACTGTCAACCAATAGCGACCGGTGACGCCTCTCAAGGCTTCCACCTCGGCCAGGGTCCCAGCAGCAACCTTGGCTTCGCTGAGGCTCACTGATGGAGTCTGCTCATTCCGGTCAGCAATTGAGTTTGGTCAAAAAACCTTGGAGCGGAATGCTGCATGACTCCTGCATAATAGGAGAAATCATATGAACGGCTGCAGTCGCACTTGCGTTCGTTTCGGCGCTGGCCTTCGCCAGTCCATCCGCAGCTCAACAGGAGCCTTCCGCCACCGACACCTTCCGCGGTGGGAGCGTCGCTGCGGGCCTCGGGTTTGTGGGGCGACGGCATGCTGACTTATCAGGGCAAAACCCGTGCGTTCCAGGTTCATGGCCTTAGTGCAGCGGGCGTCGGGACGGGCACGAGCCGTGGGACTGCGGAAGTCTATCACCTGCCCTGAACGGACCCGATCTTCATGTCCATGCGCCGCATTCCTAAGGATCGCCTAGCCGACCTAGGGGGTGACGATGTGGGTCTCACCAACGAGATGGCGTCGGCGCGTCGGGCCCGGTTCGGCTTCAACGACATCGTAGCGGAGGCGCCTTCTACCTGGCGGACCTTGCTCAGGAACACCGCGCGCGATCCCATGCTCTGGTTCCTCCTGACGTTGAGCCTGCTCTTTTCTGTTCTCGGAGATTATACGGAAGCAGCCGTTCTAGCCGTCGCCCTGGCGCCGATGATCGGCATGGATCTATTTCTTCATCGTCGAACGCAGGCCTCGACTCGCTCGCTGTCGCGCCGCCTTGCCGCTCAGGCGAGCGTTGTCAGAAGCGGCGTCTCCATTACGATCCCTGCGCGTGAAGTCGTTCCGGGGGATCTGATCGAAGTCGGAGCCGGCGCGCCTTTCCCCGCAGACGTCCTTGTTCTGGCGGGCCAAGAAATCCAGGTCGACGAGTCTTCCCTGACTGGCGAAGCGTGGCCGGTCGGCAAGCGGCCCGTGGAGGGTCCGCTGCAGGGCCTTTCTTCGGCCGAGGCGGCGCATTGGGGGTTCGCCGGCACGCAGGTCCTGACCGGTCAAGCTCGCGCGCGGGTCGTCAATACAGGGTCTGATACGCTGTACGGCGAAATCGCTCGATCCGCCCGCCTAGGCGGTCACGTCCGCACGCCTCTGCAACACGCCATCGCCCGGTTGGTGGGTTTGCTGCTGGCGGCTTCTCTTGCGCTATGCGTGGCGTTGGCGGCGATACGGCTGCTGCAGGGCCACGGACTGCTGGACGCCTTCCTCAGCGCCGCGACGCTCGCCATCGCCGCCATGCCGGAGGAGTTTCCTGTCGTCTTCACCTTCTTTCTCGGCGTCGGCGTCTACCGGATCGCTCGGCGCAAAGCGCTTGTTCGGCGTGCCGTGGCGATCGAGAACATGGGGCGGATCACCTGCATCTGTTCCGACAAGACAGGGACGCTGACGGAGGGGAGGCTGAGGCTGGCTCATAGCTGTCCCGCCTCTGACCTCACGGCAGAAACCTTAGGGGTTCTCGCGGCTGCGGCAGCGCGCGCAGACAGCGCCGATCCGCTTGACGAGGCCCTGATCGCGGCGGCGGCCGGGGAGAGGTTTCAACGGTTGGCGACCTTCCCCTTCACGGCGGCTCGGCGCAGAGAGACGGCGATCGTGCGGGGCGCGAATGGAGACTGCATAGCCGTGGTCAAGGGAGCGCCCGAGACCGTCTTCGACCTATGCGCCGGGAGTGAGGAGCAAGTTGATCGCCTGCGCAAGCAGGTCGGCCTCTATGCTGAAGGCGGCCATAAGGTCATTGCGATCGCAACCAAGACGCTCGACCGTCGCCCGGACTTGGCGAGCGAACCGGTTGACGGCTTTTCTCCGAGCGGTCTGCTCGCCCTGGAAGACCCGGTCCGCGAGGGCGTGCGCGAGGCCGTGATGGCGTGCCGGCAGGCTGGCATTCGCGTCGTCATGGTTACAGGCGATCATCCCGGAACAGCGAAGGCCATCGCGCGTGAGGCGGGGTTGGGCGCCGCGCGGCTGAACGTCGTGGAGGCCGACGAGCTGGACGGAAAGGATGAGGACGCCTTCGCTGCAGCGGCGCTTGATTTAGACGTCATGGCTCGGGCCGCGCCGGCCCAGAAACTCAGGCTCGTGCAAACGTTGCAGCGCTTGGGCGACGTCGTTGCGGTGACCGGCGACGGCGTCAACGACGTTCCGGCGCTCCAGATTGCGGACATCGGAATTGCGATGGGCGAGCGGGGAACCGAAAGCGCGCGGGAGGTCGCCGCCGTCGTGCTTCTCGACGACAACTTTCGAACAATCGTTGAGGCGATCCGCGAGGGGCGCCAGCTCTTTCGGAATCTGCAGCTGTCATTCATCTACCTTCTCATGGTGCACATTCCGCTGGTCCTGAGCGCCGCCGCGATCCCTCTGGCGGGATATCCGCTGCTCTATCTGCCGGTCCATATCGTCTGGCTGGAACTGATCATCCATCCAACTGCGATGCTTGCATTCCAGGAGGCCCCGCAGGCCGGTCAATTGCTGCCGACGCTGCGTAGCGGAAAAGCGCGCTTCTTTGGACCGCGCTCCTGGCTGATCATCGCCCTCTCCGGGGCGGCGCTCGCCGGCGTGATCTTTTTCGGATTTGATCACGCCCTCGGGGGCGGTGTCGATGTCGACCATGCTAGGGCGGTCGCGCTCGGCGCTTTGATCGCTATGAGCGCCGCCGTCGCCGCGGTGTTGAGCCGGCTGGCCAGTTTGACCTCGCGGATCGTCGTGGGCGGCACGATCGTCAGTCTGATCCTTTTTGTTCAAACCCCGGTGGTGGCGGGATTGCTGGCGCTGAAACCGCTGCATTGGATGGACTGGGGTATGATCGTCGCGGCGGCAGGCTTGACGGGAGTGTTTGCAAAGCTGGTCGTCAGATCGCTCGATGAAACCAGCGCAGCTGTCCGGTCAGGCAGCGACGCCGAAGAGGCGACCGACCCCGGCGGTGATGGCCATGGCGAGCGCTCCCCAGAAGACCACGCGCGCGACGGATCGGTTGACGGGAGCGCCTCCTGCTTTGGCTCCCAGAGCGCCCAGTAAGGCCAGTCCGAGCAAGGCCGATCCTGCGACCCACAGCCCCAGACCGTTCATGGGCGCGAAGGCGGCTACGACAAGGGGGAGGGCGGCTCCGGCGGAAAAGGTTACGGCCGAGGTGATCGCCGCCTGAATGGGACGCGCGGTTGTGATTTCGGATATGCCGAGTTCATCCCGGGCATGGGCGCCGAGCGCGTCATGCGCCATCATCTGTTTCGCGACTTCCGTGGCCAGGTCGGGGGCGACCCCGCGCGCGGCGTAGATTCCGGCCAATTCCCGAACCTCTGCCTCGGGGTCTCCGGCCAGCTCTGACGTCTCGCGCTGAAGATCCGCCTTTTCGGTGTCGGACTGGGAGCTGACGGAAACATCTTCGCCGGCGGCCATCGACATCGCGCCGGCGGCTAGGCCTGCGACGCCGGCGACCAGGACCGCGCCGTGGCCGGAGGCCGCTGCGGCGACCCCCACGATCAAGCTTGCAGTCGAGACGAGGCCGTCGTTGGCGCCGAGCACCGCCGCTCTTAGCCAGCCGATGCGTTCGACCCTGTGGGTTTCACTGTGGGGCATCGCTGTTCTCCCGATCGCCTTTGCACCAGACTCCGAAAGCCTAGTGAAGGCAAACCAGATCGGGGCGCGGCCAGCCCCCGCCCGGAAGGCCGGGCTAGTGGTCGTCGGCGACCGTCTACCGCGCCATGAGCAGACAGAGCTCGCTGTCGGCCAAGAGCGATCGCGTAACACCGCCCAGAACCCATTCCGTCAGCCGCAGGTGCCCATAGGCCCCCGCTACAATCAAACCTGCGTTTAATGCAGCGGCGCGATCCAGCAGACGACGGGCCGTCTTGGTCTCATTGCGTACGAGCACCTCAGACGAAGCCTTCACGCCGTGCCGGCCCAGCCAGGCTGCGACATCGGCGAGCTGGATGTTGGCGATGTCCGCTTGATCCTCGGGACAGACGGCGAGCACGTGGGCGTCCCTGGCCTTTTTCAGCAGGGGCAGGGCCGCAGCGGCGGCAAGGCGGCTTTCGCGACTGTCCTTCCACGCAATGACGGCGGGCCGACCGAGCGGGGAGGCGAGCGGCGCGGCCGGAACGACCAGAACAGGCCGTCCCGCGCCGGTGATCACTTCGACCGGGTCGGGGCCGCGAAACGGAGTCGTGTCGTTGGGACCGGCGACGAGGATGAGGTCTGCGGCGCGAGCGGCTGCGTTCAGCACCGTAGCGGGATGTTCGATCATGCCGATCCAGCCGGTCTCGGCCGCCCGAGCTGCGGCGACCATTTCGAAACTCGACCGGCCTTCGCTGACCTCCTGGGCGGCCATGTCGCGATAGAGGCCGAGCAGTTCTCCCGTCATGGCGCCCGCCCAGAAGGGATCGGTTGGAACCGCCTCCAACGCACAGGCGCCCACGCCGATCAGACGAGCGTGTAAGGCCTTGGCCAGATCGCAAGCAAGATCAAAGCGAGCGTCTCGTCCAACATCATTGCTCGCGCTGACCAGTAAGGTCTTGATCGTCATGTTTGCCGCTCCGAACGCAGCATATGGGCGGCTGGGCGGTACCTCGGCCTTGACGACGGTCAAATTCCGTCTGCGACGACAGGCGAAGCGTAAATCCCCGCGCCCCCTGCGTGCCGCGACCAGTCGCAAGCCGGTCATAGCCGGACTGAACCGATCCCGCTTAGAAGTCCTCTACCCGGCGGGCGGGCGCGAGGCAGCGTCCAGCAGACGGGTTAGAAGCGCTATCTGATCCTCTTGGCGGCGGATCAGTTGCTCCATGTCCTGGCTGCGCATCTGATCCAATTTGTCGTGAAGCGCGATGATCTCGATCTCGGCCTTGAGGTTGACCTCATAGTCGTGCGCCGCGTCCAGGCGGTCCTTCAGGGCCTGGCGGTTCTGACTCATCATAATGATCGGGGCCTGGATTGCGGCCAACATCGAGAGCAGAAGATTGAGAAAGATAAAGGGGTAGGGATCAAACGCCCTGGCCGCCAGCAAGCTGTTAAGGCCGACCCAAGCCGCCAGAACCAGACCAAAACCAATAATAAAGCCCCATGAGCCGCCGATTGACGCCACGCGATCAGCCAGTCTCTGCCCAAAAGTCAGCGCCTGTGTGAAATCGGCGTTCGTATCGAGGGCGATCGTTCGGCGCGCCTTGGTGCGTTTCAGCACACGGCGTTGACGTTCAGTGAGCTTGTCCGGCGCAAGATTGAACCATCGATGCGCTGCTGTCGCCAGATCCCATGGGTCGGACATGTCGGGTCTCCCAAAGCGCCAGGCCGTCGCGCGCCGGTAGGGGCATGGTTCGGAGTGACTGGCTTGAATATAAAGAGCGCCCCAAGGGCGCGTGATTGCTCATGGGCTGTCCCTCAGTTGACGCTCTTCACTGCAGAGAGGCCGTCGAGAGGAACCTCGAGCGGACAGCCGGTATCCAGCGCCAGATCCCTCTCCTCGACACGGGCGGTCATCGACGCTCCGCGCTCAAGGACGAGCGTCAGACGATTTGTCTGCTCAATCTCGCACCGGACCTGGCGGCCCCGCCATTGGAGCCTGAAGGCCATCCGGGTCCATCCAGGCGGAAGGCGAGGGGCGAAGCTGATCGCTTCCTCCCCATAGGCGACGCCCGCAAAACCGTGGATAGCGGTCATCCAGAGGCCCCCCAGAGCGCCGATGTGAACGCCGCCGCCGATGGCTGCTGCTGCGTCGGCCAGGTCGATGGCCGCCGTTCGATGAAAATAGTCCAGGGCCTTGTCGGTCTCGCCCAGGCGGGCGGCGACCAACCCGTGTAGGGCGGTGCTCAAGGAACTGCCGTGGCCGCAGCGGGGCTCGTAGTAGGAGAAGTTTCGTTTGCCCGCGTCTTCGACGAAGGCGTCGGGCAAAAGAGCCAGCAGAGCGAGTACGTCCGCCTGCTTGATCACCTGGCTTCGTCGCGTCCGCTCTCGTCCCAGGACAATGTCCATCGGCACGCTGCGCCCCGCATATCGAGACAGATCGATCGGCTCCAGGTCGAAGAAACCCGCGAACTGCTCATAGAGGCCGGCGCCCGGGTCGAAGCCTGTCTCTATCGTCTCGGCCGCGATGCGCCACTGGTCGATTTCGCCCGCCTCCAATCCCAGTTGGTCGGAGAGTTCTGTCCAACGCCGGGGCCACCGACTCTGAAGAAGGGAAGCTGCTTCGATCCCGCGATAGATGTTCCAGCGCGCCATAAGATTGGTGAAGGCGTTGTCGTCGATCCCCTCGTGATATTCGTCTGGTCCGATCACATTGCGGATCTGGCGGCGACCGTCCGGCTCTGGAACGGCGCGGCTGACCCAGAACCGAGCGGTCTCCAGCAAAATTTCAGCGCCCGCTTCGCGTAAAAATCCCTCATCCCCGGTGGCGATCCAATACCGCCAAACGCCGTAGGCCACATCCGCGCTGATGTGCTGCTCCCGCGTTCCGGTCAGGATGCCGAGAACCTGGCGATCCGGCGCGATGGAGAAGGGGGGGGCGGCCTCATCTCCGGTGTCGGCCGACTCCCATGCGTACAGGGCGCCGCGCCAGCCCAGACGCGCCGCCTTCCGCCGGGCGGCCTCTAGAGTGTGGAAGCGATACATCAGCAGAGCACGCGCCGCTTCGGGCCAGACGGCGCAGTAGAAGGGCAGCAGAAAGATTTCCGTATCCCAGAAGACATGCCCCCCATAGTCGCTCCCTGTGAGCCCCCGAGCGCCAATGGAGACATGGGCGTCGCTTGGATTGGCGGCGCTGTTGAGATGGTATGCGGCGAAGCGCAGGGCGCGCTGGGCTGCGGGGTCGCCGTCGATCTCAATGGCGCTGCAGGCCCAGCGCTCTGACCAGGCCGTCTCATGATCCGCGACCAGGCCTGCCGGGCCGCGCCGGACGGCACGGCTAAGCGCTGAATGCGCGGCGGCGGCGGCGTCATCGCCGGCGCGGGCGACACTGACTATGCGCTGGAACTCCACCACCTGACCGGGCTGGGTCTTCCACGCCCAGACGGAGCGCAAGGGGCCAATCGTTCTCGGCGCTGACGTCCATCCATCGATCTTCAGAGTCGGGGCCGTTGTGATGGCGATTTCGATGCCCGACCGTCGCGTTCGCCACAGCGTCAGGCCCGGCTCAGTGACGCGGTGAACCAGGCCGTGATGCGCCCCGTCGAGCGACGCTTCCAGGAAGACTTCCTGCGCGCCGTCCAGCATGTCCATCCGGATCAGCTGAAGTCCTATGGCACGATCCCTGAGCGACACGAGACGAAGCGTGCGGGTGCGGGCGCGCAAGCCGCCGACGACGTGGATGCAATCGCTGAGGACCATCCCGCGGCGCATATCCAGCTCCATCCTGTGGGATGGCGCGTCAGCCGGGTCCTCCACGAAGCCGACGCCGTCGATCTGGAGATGCACCTGCAGCCAGTCCGCGATGGGCAACAGCACAGGGACGCCGCCAGCTTCGCCAGTGCGGTCGAAAAGGCCCGCCACATAGGCGGCGTTCGGGAAGGCCCCCCGGCGGCCCCGTGTG
Above is a window of Brevundimonas naejangsanensis DNA encoding:
- a CDS encoding helix-turn-helix domain-containing protein, which produces MTAGLDDPYDAVPVHTLPVRAWTQTLDLALTYGSGQQIYAEGDRAHSVYTVVSGAVRTVRHSADGRRQIGGFYYPGELFGLEAEEERLFAAEAIRPTRIRSIRRETATQRVIIETALQELSRANQHLAMLGRRSAEEKIASFLLDLALAGPAHQAALPMSRQDMADYLGLALETVSRVLGRFQEEEIVVFASCREFSIIKRFRLLRLASA
- a CDS encoding VIT1/CCC1 transporter family protein, producing the protein MPHSETHRVERIGWLRAAVLGANDGLVSTASLIVGVAAAASGHGAVLVAGVAGLAAGAMSMAAGEDVSVSSQSDTEKADLQRETSELAGDPEAEVRELAGIYAARGVAPDLATEVAKQMMAHDALGAHARDELGISEITTARPIQAAITSAVTFSAGAALPLVVAAFAPMNGLGLWVAGSALLGLALLGALGAKAGGAPVNRSVARVVFWGALAMAITAGVGRLFGVAA
- a CDS encoding universal stress protein, with amino-acid sequence MTIKTLLVSASNDVGRDARFDLACDLAKALHARLIGVGACALEAVPTDPFWAGAMTGELLGLYRDMAAQEVSEGRSSFEMVAAARAAETGWIGMIEHPATVLNAAARAADLILVAGPNDTTPFRGPDPVEVITGAGRPVLVVPAAPLASPLGRPAVIAWKDSRESRLAAAAALPLLKKARDAHVLAVCPEDQADIANIQLADVAAWLGRHGVKASSEVLVRNETKTARRLLDRAAALNAGLIVAGAYGHLRLTEWVLGGVTRSLLADSELCLLMAR
- a CDS encoding DUF1003 domain-containing protein: MSDPWDLATAAHRWFNLAPDKLTERQRRVLKRTKARRTIALDTNADFTQALTFGQRLADRVASIGGSWGFIIGFGLVLAAWVGLNSLLAARAFDPYPFIFLNLLLSMLAAIQAPIIMMSQNRQALKDRLDAAHDYEVNLKAEIEIIALHDKLDQMRSQDMEQLIRRQEDQIALLTRLLDAASRPPAG
- a CDS encoding glycosyl hydrolase family 65 protein, which encodes MSRVWVPEVVFTPTDDPTWRLSQVGYDPLRKSSQASRFAVSNGFLGIRGERSFTRGRRGAFPNAAYVAGLFDRTGEAGGVPVLLPIADWLQVHLQIDGVGFVEDPADAPSHRMELDMRRGMVLSDCIHVVGGLRARTRTLRLVSLRDRAIGLQLIRMDMLDGAQEVFLEASLDGAHHGLVHRVTEPGLTLWRTRRSGIEIAITTAPTLKIDGWTSAPRTIGPLRSVWAWKTQPGQVVEFQRIVSVARAGDDAAAAAHSALSRAVRRGPAGLVADHETAWSERWACSAIEIDGDPAAQRALRFAAYHLNSAANPSDAHVSIGARGLTGSDYGGHVFWDTEIFLLPFYCAVWPEAARALLMYRFHTLEAARRKAARLGWRGALYAWESADTGDEAAPPFSIAPDRQVLGILTGTREQHISADVAYGVWRYWIATGDEGFLREAGAEILLETARFWVSRAVPEPDGRRQIRNVIGPDEYHEGIDDNAFTNLMARWNIYRGIEAASLLQSRWPRRWTELSDQLGLEAGEIDQWRIAAETIETGFDPGAGLYEQFAGFFDLEPIDLSRYAGRSVPMDIVLGRERTRRSQVIKQADVLALLALLPDAFVEDAGKRNFSYYEPRCGHGSSLSTALHGLVAARLGETDKALDYFHRTAAIDLADAAAAIGGGVHIGALGGLWMTAIHGFAGVAYGEEAISFAPRLPPGWTRMAFRLQWRGRQVRCEIEQTNRLTLVLERGASMTARVEERDLALDTGCPLEVPLDGLSAVKSVN